Proteins from one Clostridium cellulovorans 743B genomic window:
- a CDS encoding polysaccharide deacetylase family protein, translating to MLFYMFITNNVSPHKLEESLRVLEQHQSTHRLPTYIRSERSSILIRKLPKSALFDKVVYLTFDDGPSNNTVRVLDILKQYDVKATFFVNYQEDYEAIYKRIYLEGHAIGNHTYSHDYNLIYQSPTAFLEDYDKLNKYLYSLIGVTPDIMRFPGGSNNSIGGVGFMSQLSKEVMNRGIEYTDWNSLSGDAETIQLVSKEQLALKVETTAIGEDKVIVLMHDASAKNTTPDALPTIIEYFKAQGYVFSSLSKDEFTVHFLQ from the coding sequence ATGTTATTTTATATGTTTATAACCAATAATGTATCTCCTCATAAGCTAGAAGAGAGTTTAAGAGTTTTAGAACAACATCAAAGTACTCATCGATTGCCAACATATATACGTTCAGAAAGAAGTAGTATTCTTATACGTAAACTTCCTAAAAGTGCCTTATTTGATAAAGTTGTTTATCTTACTTTTGATGATGGTCCTTCAAATAATACTGTTAGGGTATTGGACATATTAAAACAATATGATGTAAAAGCTACTTTTTTTGTTAATTATCAAGAAGATTATGAAGCTATATATAAAAGAATTTATTTAGAAGGTCATGCTATTGGAAATCATACTTATTCTCACGATTATAATTTAATTTATCAAAGTCCTACAGCTTTTTTGGAGGATTATGATAAATTAAATAAATATCTATATTCGCTTATTGGGGTTACTCCAGACATTATGAGGTTTCCAGGTGGGTCAAATAATTCAATAGGAGGAGTAGGTTTCATGTCACAACTATCAAAAGAAGTAATGAATAGAGGAATAGAGTATACAGATTGGAATTCTTTGTCGGGAGATGCAGAGACGATACAGTTAGTTTCAAAAGAGCAATTAGCCCTAAAGGTAGAAACTACAGCAATTGGAGAAGATAAGGTAATAGTTCTTATGCATGATGCTAGTGCAAAAAATACGACACCTGATGCATTACCTACAATTATTGAGTATTTTAAAGCACAAGGATATGTATTTTCTTCATTATCAAAGGATGAATTTACTGTTCATTTTCTTCAGTAA
- a CDS encoding DUF3793 family protein — protein sequence MCIVPNLDSFDKLLAFYCAPTLAGIKSGSLLICNKAYASNIEKTINKYNQILNDKGIFFYILNQYDSRALILVYNEPLLSSELNSPKHFSFLKQLGYNTEKTIKDTLDCLKKRIVNMNFPHEIGLFLGYPYEDVIGFIENKGKGYKYCGYWKVYTSTSKAKDLFNQYTLCRTKYYEKICSGTSILQLINVA from the coding sequence ATGTGTATTGTACCAAATTTAGATTCTTTTGATAAGCTACTGGCTTTTTATTGTGCCCCTACATTAGCAGGCATAAAATCTGGAAGCTTACTCATCTGCAATAAAGCATATGCTTCAAATATTGAGAAGACAATTAATAAATATAACCAAATATTGAATGATAAGGGGATTTTTTTTTATATTTTGAATCAATATGATAGCCGAGCATTAATATTAGTATATAATGAACCACTTCTATCTTCAGAATTAAATTCACCAAAACATTTTTCTTTTCTTAAACAGCTTGGATACAACACTGAAAAAACTATAAAAGATACTCTTGATTGTTTAAAGAAAAGAATTGTTAATATGAACTTCCCTCATGAAATAGGTTTATTTTTAGGATATCCCTATGAAGATGTTATTGGGTTTATTGAAAATAAGGGGAAGGGATATAAATATTGTGGTTATTGGAAGGTGTATACTAGCACTTCTAAAGCAAAGGACTTATTTAATCAATATACTTTATGCAGAACTAAATATTATGAAAAAATTTGTAGCGGTACATCAATATTGCAACTAATTAATGTTGCTTAA
- a CDS encoding metal-dependent transcriptional regulator: protein MKIHQSGEDYLETILILQNRKGSVRSIDIANELGYSKPSISRAMGILREEELIEMGSDGNILFTEKGRKKALEVYERHNYITKYLMLTLNLEEKLASEDACRIEHIISQETFDKIKDFVEFNGSK, encoded by the coding sequence ATGAAAATTCATCAATCTGGAGAAGATTATCTAGAAACAATATTGATTTTACAAAATAGAAAAGGCTCTGTAAGATCAATTGATATAGCTAATGAACTGGGATATTCAAAACCAAGTATAAGTAGAGCCATGGGAATATTAAGAGAAGAAGAACTGATTGAAATGGGTTCAGACGGTAATATTTTATTTACTGAAAAAGGTAGAAAAAAAGCTTTAGAGGTTTATGAACGTCATAATTATATAACTAAATACTTAATGTTAACACTAAACTTAGAAGAAAAATTAGCTAGTGAAGATGCTTGCCGTATTGAACATATAATCAGTCAAGAAACTTTTGATAAAATTAAAGACTTTGTTGAATTTAATGGTAGTAAATAA
- a CDS encoding ComEC/Rec2 family competence protein → MKKLNNFLNLLLVFVMLLSVPPVTAATTSSVSGIKIHYIDVGQGDSILIQTGSNNILIDAGENDNSTYNYLKTQGITKLNYIIVTHPHADHIGNIAKIINSFSVGTFYAPKITASSAVYTNMVTALSNKGLKITVPSVGSKITIGNATLQFLAPNSSKYSDTNNYSIVTKLTYGNKSFIFMGDAETLSEGEILAKQLDVSADVIKIGHHGSTSSTSKSFLKAVNPKYAIISVGEGNSYNHPADETLAKLENYGITVYRTDLNGTIIATCDGFNINFTTPY, encoded by the coding sequence ATGAAAAAACTTAATAATTTTTTAAACTTACTACTAGTATTCGTTATGTTATTGAGTGTACCACCAGTAACAGCTGCGACAACTAGTTCAGTTAGTGGTATAAAAATTCATTATATCGATGTTGGACAAGGTGATAGTATTTTAATACAAACAGGTAGCAATAATATACTAATCGATGCAGGAGAGAACGATAATAGTACCTATAACTATCTTAAAACCCAAGGAATAACTAAACTTAATTATATAATTGTTACTCACCCACATGCTGATCATATTGGAAATATAGCTAAAATAATTAATAGTTTTTCGGTAGGAACTTTTTATGCACCTAAAATCACTGCCTCTTCAGCTGTTTACACAAATATGGTTACAGCTCTTTCAAATAAAGGGTTAAAGATAACAGTACCATCTGTTGGAAGTAAAATAACTATTGGAAATGCTACTCTACAGTTTTTAGCACCAAATAGTAGTAAATACTCTGATACAAATAATTATTCTATTGTTACAAAGTTAACTTATGGAAATAAGTCTTTTATTTTCATGGGAGACGCTGAAACCTTATCTGAAGGTGAAATACTAGCTAAGCAATTAGATGTAAGTGCTGATGTAATAAAAATTGGACATCATGGTAGTACTAGTTCAACCTCAAAAAGTTTCCTCAAAGCTGTAAATCCTAAATATGCAATAATATCTGTTGGAGAAGGAAATTCATATAATCATCCAGCAGATGAAACACTAGCAAAACTTGAAAATTATGGGATAACTGTATATAGAACTGACCTAAATGGAACTATAATAGCTACATGTGACGGTTTCAATATTAATTTTACTACTCCATATTAA
- a CDS encoding GNAT family N-acetyltransferase, which produces MYTSEYISNENLPSLSELSLKKEEFNELNKDVVEFYKESNIFRKILLKRKVHLLKNEKEYIGFIWITQDSFKNIKIQSMYVKEEYGYKGYQELLKCILNNNKSNIIYECVETSYNTRILDKLNFIRHEGIIVMELSLENYEVSNFTSDKIEFKTFTKYKDEEIRCGLQNEIFKSSNRIALKVEDIIFDENQEYYLNEGSIFLLYNGQYIGYGQIIKESNKLSIVNFGLVEKYRKLGYGTILLNYLIKLAKHYGHPKLYLKVDYENYAAQKLYYRLGFRDIQIYRIYSYEG; this is translated from the coding sequence ATGTATACTAGTGAATATATATCTAATGAAAATCTACCTTCATTAAGCGAATTAAGTCTAAAAAAGGAAGAATTTAACGAATTAAATAAAGATGTAGTAGAATTTTATAAAGAAAGTAATATTTTTAGAAAAATTTTATTGAAAAGAAAAGTTCACTTATTGAAAAATGAAAAAGAGTACATAGGATTTATCTGGATAACTCAAGATAGTTTTAAAAACATAAAAATCCAGTCAATGTATGTAAAAGAAGAGTATGGATACAAGGGTTATCAAGAACTTTTAAAATGTATTTTAAATAATAATAAAAGTAATATAATTTACGAATGCGTAGAAACTTCATATAACACTAGGATTCTTGATAAATTAAACTTTATAAGGCACGAAGGTATTATAGTTATGGAACTTTCTTTAGAAAATTATGAAGTTTCAAATTTTACATCTGACAAAATAGAATTTAAAACTTTTACAAAATACAAAGACGAAGAAATACGTTGTGGTCTACAAAATGAAATATTCAAGAGTTCTAATAGAATTGCTTTAAAGGTCGAAGATATTATTTTTGATGAGAATCAAGAATATTACTTAAATGAAGGCTCTATTTTCTTATTATATAATGGTCAATATATTGGATATGGTCAAATCATTAAAGAAAGTAATAAATTATCTATTGTAAATTTTGGTTTAGTTGAAAAATACAGAAAACTTGGCTATGGAACAATCCTGCTAAACTATCTAATCAAACTAGCAAAACACTACGGACATCCAAAACTTTATTTAAAGGTTGATTATGAAAACTATGCAGCTCAAAAATTATATTATAGATTGGGCTTTAGAGATATACAAATATATCGAATTTACAGTTATGAAGGATAG
- a CDS encoding NAD(P)/FAD-dependent oxidoreductase: MANVIVIGGGPSGMMAAIEAAKQHKVTLIEKNEKLGKKLFITGKGRCNITNAKDIEDFFPNIPGNPYFLYSALYSLSNKDVMDYFENKGVPLKIERGERVFPVSDKSSDIIAVLEKNLNDSGVLVMLNRKVKDIGIAKGTIDNVILEDNSKLKADYYIFATGGMSYPQTGSNGEGHIFSQKLGHSITEIFPALVPITTKEDIVRELQGLSLKNVELKILDGKKAIYKSFGEMLFTHFGISGPIVLTASRLIHGRKNLKAVINLKPALSKDELDKRIQKDFLTYQNKDFKNSLDELLPKKLIDIIIRLCNIPPDKKVNSITKEERLNLVHLLQNFTLEISGTRPIAEAIITAGGINTKDIDPSTMKSKIVENLYFCGEIIDVDANTGGFNLQIALSTGFLAGKNIGK; this comes from the coding sequence TTGGCAAACGTAATTGTAATCGGTGGAGGACCATCAGGAATGATGGCAGCAATTGAAGCTGCAAAACAACATAAGGTTACACTAATAGAGAAAAATGAAAAGCTTGGGAAAAAATTATTTATTACTGGAAAAGGTAGATGTAATATAACTAATGCTAAAGATATAGAAGACTTTTTTCCTAATATACCTGGTAATCCATATTTTTTATATTCAGCACTTTATAGTCTGTCCAATAAAGATGTTATGGATTACTTTGAAAATAAAGGAGTACCATTGAAAATAGAAAGAGGGGAGAGGGTTTTTCCCGTATCAGATAAATCTTCTGATATTATAGCAGTCTTAGAAAAAAATCTAAATGACTCTGGTGTATTAGTTATGTTAAATAGAAAAGTTAAAGACATAGGAATAGCTAAAGGTACAATAGACAATGTCATTTTAGAAGATAATTCTAAGCTAAAAGCTGATTATTATATTTTCGCTACAGGTGGAATGTCATATCCTCAAACAGGGTCAAATGGTGAAGGACATATTTTTTCCCAAAAGTTAGGCCATTCTATAACAGAAATATTTCCTGCATTAGTACCAATAACTACAAAGGAAGATATTGTCCGTGAATTACAAGGTTTATCTCTCAAGAATGTAGAACTTAAAATATTAGATGGGAAAAAAGCAATTTATAAATCCTTTGGAGAAATGTTATTTACTCACTTTGGAATATCTGGTCCTATTGTTTTAACTGCAAGCCGCCTTATACATGGCAGAAAAAATCTAAAAGCAGTTATTAATTTAAAACCAGCACTTTCAAAAGATGAGCTAGATAAAAGGATACAAAAAGATTTTTTGACATACCAAAATAAAGATTTTAAAAACTCTTTAGATGAATTACTGCCTAAAAAACTGATAGATATAATAATTAGACTATGTAATATACCACCAGATAAAAAAGTAAATTCTATTACAAAAGAAGAAAGACTTAATTTAGTACATCTTCTTCAAAATTTCACTTTAGAAATTAGTGGAACAAGACCAATTGCTGAAGCGATAATAACAGCAGGAGGAATAAATACCAAAGATATCGACCCTTCTACTATGAAATCAAAAATCGTTGAAAATTTATACTTTTGCGGTGAAATCATCGATGTTGATGCAAATACAGGAGGATTCAACCTACAAATAGCTTTATCAACAGGCTTTTTAGCTGGTAAAAATATAGGAAAATAA
- a CDS encoding helix-turn-helix domain-containing protein, whose translation MSDVLNICSMDKSILAAGSGGLNNIVYNVKMVSDYKTISEITEGTFLLITSNTLALSSAKEFITACSMKKVAGIGIKKSEYDHIAIDEIVNLANGLNIPLINIVPTTSFSSIVSEIFNLQSKLTYNFQKIYDKLMDLMLNGANIEKIVDVLAQIIEKPILISLEIPKSEISNFHFIEKKFEDTLLKSARTYNSTHITDNSNTLFQKSAEFIDDAYVNKYVKAIVINNISYGHLFIWSFESPLDSLDFSIINNILVPIQNELVKKVSVLEIENSHKKNFLDNLLSKDLKTREKALEITNEFHLDRDNSFIAFSITLEKNQSLYSTKKQLIPKLFYYVENLIRKKGIIGLVANDCQSVYFILSFNQSEDIKNQIEDFCKSLENTLIENFQTLDYKIGVGRCYEGLENVRCSYEEAKNSIGIGNRLNKKSMIFYDKLGVYTLLCHDGLNNELELFYNNTIKKLVDHDKKKSTELVKTLEVYFQCNGNLNKIAKVLFTHYNTILYRINRINEITGMDIKNEENRLNLEIALRIMHMLKVPC comes from the coding sequence ATGTCAGATGTATTAAACATCTGTTCTATGGATAAATCAATATTAGCTGCTGGTTCTGGAGGGTTAAATAATATTGTTTATAATGTAAAAATGGTATCAGATTACAAAACCATTAGTGAAATAACTGAAGGGACTTTCTTACTTATTACTTCTAATACTTTAGCCTTAAGTTCAGCTAAAGAATTTATCACTGCTTGTTCAATGAAAAAGGTTGCAGGTATAGGTATTAAAAAATCCGAATATGATCATATAGCTATTGACGAAATAGTAAATTTGGCAAATGGCTTAAATATTCCACTTATAAATATAGTGCCTACGACATCTTTTTCAAGTATAGTTTCAGAAATATTTAATTTGCAATCTAAACTTACATATAATTTTCAAAAAATATATGATAAACTTATGGACTTAATGTTAAATGGTGCAAATATTGAAAAAATAGTCGATGTGCTAGCACAAATTATCGAGAAACCTATATTAATAAGCCTCGAAATTCCCAAAAGTGAAATTAGTAATTTTCATTTTATTGAGAAGAAATTTGAGGATACTTTATTAAAAAGTGCTAGAACTTATAACTCTACACATATTACCGATAATTCAAACACGTTGTTTCAAAAGAGTGCTGAGTTTATAGATGATGCGTATGTAAACAAATATGTTAAAGCTATTGTAATCAACAATATTTCATATGGCCATTTATTTATATGGAGTTTTGAATCTCCTTTAGACTCCTTGGATTTTTCAATTATCAATAATATTTTAGTTCCTATTCAAAATGAATTGGTAAAAAAAGTTTCTGTTTTAGAAATTGAAAATAGTCATAAAAAAAATTTTTTAGATAATCTTTTATCAAAGGATTTAAAAACAAGAGAAAAAGCTCTAGAAATTACCAATGAATTTCATCTTGATAGAGACAATAGTTTTATTGCATTTTCAATAACTTTAGAAAAAAATCAATCTTTATATAGCACAAAAAAACAACTTATACCTAAGCTTTTTTATTATGTTGAAAACTTAATAAGAAAAAAAGGAATAATCGGACTTGTTGCAAATGACTGTCAAAGTGTGTATTTTATTTTATCCTTTAACCAATCAGAAGATATAAAAAATCAAATTGAGGATTTTTGTAAATCATTAGAAAATACTTTGATAGAAAATTTCCAAACCCTGGATTATAAAATTGGTGTAGGTAGATGTTATGAAGGACTAGAAAATGTACGTTGTAGTTATGAAGAAGCAAAAAATTCAATTGGAATAGGTAACAGACTTAATAAAAAATCAATGATTTTTTATGATAAATTAGGTGTATATACTTTACTTTGTCATGATGGCTTAAATAATGAATTAGAGCTTTTTTATAATAATACAATTAAGAAGCTAGTTGATCATGATAAAAAGAAATCTACAGAGCTAGTTAAAACCCTAGAAGTATATTTCCAATGCAACGGAAACTTAAATAAAATTGCAAAAGTTCTATTTACTCATTATAATACTATTTTGTATAGAATTAATAGAATTAATGAAATCACAGGGATGGATATAAAAAATGAGGAGAACAGATTAAACTTAGAGATTGCTTTAAGAATAATGCATATGTTAAAGGTTCCTTGTTAA
- the cmk gene encoding (d)CMP kinase, which translates to MINRSIAIDGPAGSGKSTIAKIIAKENNLMYINTGAMYRAVTYYAIKAGISYDEVSKLIDLIDNLEMHFEGDRLIVNGTDITDELTYPEISNNVSNYAAVKEVREKLVSFQQKMSQKYEVIMDGRDIGTVVLKDAKYKFFLTAKAEERAKRRCKELIEKGIEVDFNNILEEIEKRDYIDTHREINPLTKADDAMEIDTSSMTIDEVVKKISGLLN; encoded by the coding sequence ATGATAAATAGAAGTATAGCAATAGATGGTCCAGCAGGATCTGGAAAAAGCACTATAGCAAAGATTATAGCAAAAGAAAATAACTTGATGTATATTAATACTGGCGCTATGTATAGGGCTGTGACATATTATGCTATTAAAGCTGGTATTAGCTATGATGAAGTTTCAAAGTTAATAGATCTTATTGATAATTTAGAAATGCACTTTGAAGGTGATAGACTTATTGTAAATGGAACTGATATTACTGATGAACTTACATACCCTGAAATAAGTAATAACGTTTCAAATTATGCTGCAGTAAAAGAAGTGAGAGAAAAATTAGTTTCTTTTCAACAAAAGATGTCTCAAAAATATGAAGTAATAATGGATGGAAGAGATATAGGAACAGTGGTTCTAAAAGACGCTAAATATAAATTTTTTCTCACAGCTAAAGCCGAAGAAAGAGCTAAAAGGAGATGTAAAGAACTTATTGAAAAAGGCATAGAAGTTGATTTTAATAATATCTTAGAAGAGATAGAAAAAAGAGATTATATTGATACCCACAGAGAGATAAATCCATTGACTAAAGCTGATGATGCTATGGAAATTGATACTTCTTCTATGACGATTGATGAAGTAGTAAAAAAAATCTCCGGGTTACTTAATTAG
- a CDS encoding PLP-dependent aminotransferase family protein: MEIKYSKIANSLKASEIREILKLSEMPQIISFAGGMPASETFPIKELAKISKKVIEEDGNIALQYTATEGYTPLRETIAKERMTKLGVKTSAEEILIISGSQQGLDLIGRLLIDENDTVICENPSYLGALNAFRLNNPNLIGIPMDKDGMIIEELEKVLATDTTVKLIYTIPDFQNPTGVTMSLERRKRLAELATKYKVIVAEDSPYGELNFNKRTLPSIKSFDRDGYVIFIGTFSKILCPGNRIAWMCAKKEILEKLTQMKQAVDLQSSTLSQRIIYFYINKYDIEAHIENINTLYLKRRDVMINAIESFFPKDVGITRPSGGLFIWVELKQEIDTAELLKKALTLNVAFVPGKAFFVDADKRNFLRLNYSSMNELKIEEGIKRISKLLTKYYN; this comes from the coding sequence ATGGAAATAAAATATTCAAAAATTGCTAATAGCCTAAAAGCTTCTGAAATTAGAGAAATTCTCAAACTTTCAGAAATGCCACAAATCATATCTTTTGCCGGAGGAATGCCTGCTTCAGAGACTTTTCCAATAAAGGAATTGGCTAAAATTTCAAAAAAAGTCATTGAAGAAGATGGTAATATAGCTCTCCAATATACCGCAACTGAAGGTTATACGCCTCTTAGAGAAACTATTGCTAAAGAAAGAATGACTAAATTAGGTGTAAAAACCTCTGCAGAAGAAATATTGATTATTAGTGGTTCACAACAAGGACTAGATTTGATAGGAAGATTATTAATTGATGAAAATGATACTGTTATTTGCGAGAATCCTAGCTATCTTGGAGCACTAAATGCTTTTAGACTTAATAATCCCAATTTGATTGGAATACCCATGGACAAGGATGGGATGATAATAGAAGAACTAGAAAAAGTACTGGCAACTGATACAACAGTAAAATTAATCTATACTATACCAGATTTTCAGAATCCTACAGGTGTTACAATGTCTTTAGAAAGGCGAAAACGATTAGCAGAATTAGCTACAAAATATAAGGTAATTGTGGCTGAAGATAGTCCTTATGGAGAATTAAATTTTAATAAAAGAACTCTTCCATCAATAAAAAGCTTTGACAGAGACGGTTATGTAATATTTATAGGTACTTTTTCAAAAATATTATGTCCTGGTAATAGGATTGCTTGGATGTGTGCTAAAAAAGAAATCTTGGAAAAACTTACTCAGATGAAACAAGCTGTAGATTTACAAAGTAGTACCTTATCTCAAAGAATTATCTATTTTTATATTAACAAGTATGATATAGAAGCTCACATTGAAAATATTAATACTCTGTATTTAAAAAGAAGAGATGTGATGATTAATGCAATTGAGAGTTTCTTTCCCAAAGATGTAGGAATAACTCGTCCTAGTGGTGGTCTTTTTATATGGGTAGAGCTTAAACAAGAAATTGATACAGCAGAACTATTAAAGAAAGCTTTGACTCTAAATGTGGCATTTGTTCCAGGTAAAGCGTTTTTTGTAGATGCAGATAAGAGAAATTTTCTTAGACTTAATTATTCAAGTATGAATGAACTAAAGATTGAAGAAGGAATAAAAAGAATTAGCAAATTATTAACAAAATATTATAATTGA
- the speD gene encoding adenosylmethionine decarboxylase, whose product MNTLGRHILAEIYGCDEDILNDKNAIEKIMVDSALKSGAEVREVAFHKFSPQGVSGVVIISESHLTIHTWPELGYAAVDVFTCGDRINPWDACNYMTELFKAKNMTATEVKRGIFEEPVEVKAI is encoded by the coding sequence ATGAATACTTTAGGACGTCACATATTAGCAGAAATATATGGATGCGATGAAGATATATTAAATGATAAAAACGCAATTGAAAAAATTATGGTTGATTCAGCTCTTAAATCTGGAGCTGAAGTGAGAGAAGTCGCCTTTCATAAATTTAGCCCTCAAGGAGTAAGTGGAGTAGTTATAATCTCCGAATCCCACTTGACCATACATACCTGGCCTGAGCTTGGTTATGCAGCAGTAGATGTATTTACCTGTGGAGACAGAATCAATCCATGGGATGCTTGTAATTATATGACTGAGTTGTTTAAGGCAAAAAATATGACTGCTACTGAAGTTAAACGTGGAATATTCGAAGAACCAGTTGAAGTAAAAGCAATATAA
- a CDS encoding flavodoxin codes for MNKIAVIYWSGTGNTETMAKSIAKGIKEADLFYISDFDKAQIDQYDKIAFGCPSMGAEELEESEFEPFFKSIEDKLSSKKIALFGSYGWGDGEWMRNWEERVTNVGGILFNEGLIINGEPEDLTTCEEFGNLFSKM; via the coding sequence ATGAATAAAATTGCAGTAATTTATTGGAGTGGAACAGGTAACACAGAGACAATGGCAAAAAGTATAGCCAAAGGTATAAAGGAAGCAGATTTATTTTACATATCAGATTTTGATAAAGCTCAGATTGATCAATATGATAAAATCGCATTCGGTTGCCCATCTATGGGTGCGGAAGAATTAGAGGAAAGTGAATTTGAACCATTTTTTAAAAGCATTGAAGATAAACTGTCATCAAAAAAAATAGCTCTTTTTGGTTCTTACGGCTGGGGTGATGGTGAATGGATGAGAAATTGGGAAGAACGTGTTACAAATGTAGGTGGAATCTTATTTAATGAGGGTTTAATTATTAATGGAGAACCAGAAGATCTAACTACTTGTGAAGAGTTTGGTAACTTATTTTCAAAAATGTAA
- a CDS encoding DUF2325 domain-containing protein, which produces MSVVIIGGNDRMISEYKQICKEYQCKAKVFTQMPGNLKGQIGNPDLLVLFTSTVSHKMINSALKEASKKNLSIARCHSASSTALKSILSDHFIVS; this is translated from the coding sequence ATGAGCGTTGTTATAATAGGTGGAAATGATAGAATGATTAGTGAATACAAGCAAATATGCAAAGAATATCAATGTAAGGCAAAAGTATTTACACAAATGCCTGGCAATCTTAAAGGACAAATTGGAAATCCTGACTTATTGGTTTTATTCACAAGTACAGTCTCACATAAGATGATTAATAGTGCCCTTAAAGAGGCATCAAAGAAAAATCTCTCCATTGCACGTTGTCATAGTGCAAGTTCAACTGCGTTAAAGAGTATCTTAAGCGATCACTTTATTGTAAGTTAA
- a CDS encoding 4-hydroxy-3-methylbut-2-enyl diphosphate reductase, whose product MKREIIIAKNSGFCFGVKRAVDTASNKNIQEKMYTLGPIIHNNDVVSKLEESNVFSIELSKIDSLNESDTIIIRSHGVSKAVMDLLNSKNLNIVDATCPYVTNIHKKVHDYHNQGYSILIVGDKNHPEVVGINGWCSNEAIITKDGSDLETAEIPKKLCVVSQTTEKQENWQKVLSILIKTSKELVALNTICSATEVRQKNAMVLSKKVDLMIVIGGKHSSNTTKLFEICKENCNNTLLIENETELSIDFLKNTDIRIIGITAGASTPDWIINQVVDKIKLAEKAE is encoded by the coding sequence ATGAAAAGAGAAATTATAATTGCGAAAAATTCTGGCTTTTGTTTTGGTGTTAAAAGAGCAGTTGATACAGCTTCTAACAAAAATATCCAAGAAAAAATGTATACTTTGGGTCCAATAATTCATAATAATGATGTAGTATCTAAATTAGAAGAATCTAATGTTTTTTCTATAGAACTTTCAAAAATAGATTCTTTAAATGAATCAGATACCATTATTATTAGATCACATGGAGTTTCTAAAGCAGTCATGGATTTACTTAATTCAAAAAATCTAAATATAGTTGATGCTACATGTCCATACGTTACTAACATACACAAAAAAGTTCATGATTACCACAATCAAGGATATTCAATCCTAATAGTAGGTGACAAAAATCATCCTGAAGTTGTAGGTATAAATGGTTGGTGTTCAAATGAAGCAATAATTACAAAAGATGGATCAGACTTAGAAACAGCTGAAATCCCAAAGAAACTTTGTGTTGTTTCTCAAACTACTGAAAAACAAGAAAATTGGCAAAAAGTATTAAGCATATTGATAAAAACTTCAAAAGAGTTAGTTGCGTTAAACACTATATGCAGTGCTACAGAAGTTAGACAAAAAAATGCTATGGTCCTCTCAAAGAAAGTAGACTTAATGATAGTTATAGGTGGTAAACATAGTTCAAATACAACAAAATTATTTGAAATATGCAAAGAGAACTGTAACAATACACTTTTAATTGAAAATGAAACCGAACTTTCTATAGATTTTCTTAAGAATACTGATATTAGAATCATAGGAATTACAGCGGGAGCTTCAACTCCAGATTGGATAATAAATCAAGTTGTTGATAAAATCAAATTAGCCGAAAAAGCCGAATAA